In Amycolatopsis methanolica 239, a single genomic region encodes these proteins:
- a CDS encoding PQQ-dependent sugar dehydrogenase, with the protein MITAAAVTALPVLGLAVPAAAHDEDATLHWENYEKITLTKNVGEPIDLAVLPDNRVLHTARSGEVRLTDPKTGVTKVVNTIPVYQNSEMGLQTVTLDPGFAENHWVYLYYSPKLNTPAGSAPTRCPRARTTRTGSSGRATTSCRGSSGPASRWT; encoded by the coding sequence TTGATCACCGCCGCCGCGGTGACGGCCCTGCCGGTGCTCGGCCTCGCCGTGCCCGCCGCGGCCCACGACGAAGACGCCACCCTGCACTGGGAGAACTACGAGAAGATCACGCTCACCAAGAACGTGGGCGAGCCCATCGACCTGGCCGTGCTGCCGGACAACCGCGTCCTGCACACCGCGCGCAGCGGCGAGGTGCGGCTGACCGACCCGAAGACCGGCGTGACGAAGGTCGTCAACACCATCCCCGTCTACCAGAACTCGGAAATGGGCCTGCAGACGGTGACCCTGGACCCCGGGTTCGCCGAGAACCACTGGGTCTACCTCTACTACTCGCCCAAGCTGAACACCCCCGCCGGCTCCGCGCCGACACGCTGCCCGCGGGCACGGACGACTCGTACTGGAAGCAGTGGGAGGGCTACGACGTCCTGTCGCGGTTCAAGTGGACCGGCGAGTCGCTGGACCTGA
- a CDS encoding sugar phosphate isomerase/epimerase family protein, protein MSHSSFNRRGFLRSAAGATVAVSAAALAGSLPAVASQGGGRLVPQNQIGIQLYSVRDKVSQLGLRAVFEELSRIGYREIEFAGYTQSTSILGRQITVPEIAQLLKDFGLKAVGSHVGLNNFRTNLQGELDNAEILGLKHIGTANAPSNVDTVDGYRAAAEEFNTFGAAARARGLTFYQHNHAGEFAFATDQPEVRLYDVFLEHTDPRLVYLEMDVYWAYVGQYRFPGFDPADYITRAPHRYPLLHLKDGDENPENPNGYDIVEFGAGDLPYRRFLKRVNGRGRYHGIWEQDTAPSTLPNPPGSFAAALRSYQALENLRG, encoded by the coding sequence GTGTCCCACTCGTCGTTCAACCGCCGCGGTTTCCTGCGCTCCGCGGCGGGGGCGACCGTCGCGGTCAGCGCCGCGGCGCTCGCCGGATCGCTGCCCGCCGTCGCCAGCCAGGGCGGCGGCCGCCTCGTCCCGCAGAACCAGATCGGCATCCAGCTCTACAGCGTCCGTGACAAGGTCTCCCAGCTCGGGTTGCGGGCCGTGTTCGAGGAGCTGTCCCGCATCGGCTACCGCGAGATCGAGTTCGCGGGCTACACCCAGAGCACCTCGATCCTCGGGCGGCAGATCACCGTGCCGGAGATCGCCCAGCTGCTGAAGGACTTCGGGCTCAAGGCGGTCGGCAGCCACGTGGGCCTCAACAACTTCCGCACCAACCTGCAGGGCGAACTCGACAACGCGGAAATCCTCGGGCTCAAGCACATCGGCACCGCCAACGCCCCGAGCAACGTGGACACAGTGGACGGTTACCGGGCGGCGGCCGAGGAGTTCAACACCTTCGGCGCCGCGGCACGCGCCCGCGGCCTGACGTTCTACCAGCACAACCACGCGGGCGAGTTCGCCTTCGCCACCGACCAGCCGGAGGTCCGTCTCTACGACGTCTTCCTGGAGCACACCGACCCGCGCCTGGTCTACCTCGAAATGGACGTGTACTGGGCCTACGTCGGCCAGTACCGCTTCCCCGGCTTCGACCCCGCCGACTACATCACCCGGGCCCCGCACCGCTACCCGTTGCTGCACCTCAAGGACGGCGACGAGAACCCGGAAAACCCGAACGGCTACGACATCGTCGAGTTCGGCGCGGGCGACCTGCCCTACCGCCGGTTCCTCAAGCGGGTCAACGGACGCGGCCGCTACCACGGCATCTGGGAGCAGGACACCGCGCCCAGCACGCTGCCCAACCCGCCCGGCTCGTTCGCCGCGGCGCTACGCAGCTACCAGGCGCTGGAGAACCTGCGCGGCTGA
- a CDS encoding ROK family transcriptional regulator, whose amino-acid sequence MTTSGFPPSAETREQAGLLALVRDEGPMARVELGERLGVPRARLAAEITRLAEGGLVESGGPAASRGGRRSTLVRLADDLRFLGVDVGATSVGVAVTDGRCEVLAHAVEECDVRRGPVPVLDRVEQLAAKVLQDAPGRLAGAGIGLPGPVSFRDGMPVAPPIMPGWDRFPVRDRLAGHWGCAVTVDNDVNVMALGERHAGVAKSLDDLIFVKVGTGIGGGIVVGGRVYRGVAGTAGDIGHIKLDDYGPACACGEAGCLEAYFGGAALARDALTLARSGRSPYLAELLADRPVLTARDVAEAAQAGDFAAVTLVREGGRRLGQVIASLVSFLNPGMVVIGGGVSRLGHTLLAEVRSSVYRRSLPLATGNLPIVLSELGDQAGVIGAAWLASDHAFSVPA is encoded by the coding sequence ATGACCACCAGCGGTTTTCCCCCGTCGGCCGAGACCCGTGAGCAGGCCGGGCTGCTCGCCCTGGTGCGGGACGAGGGCCCAATGGCGCGGGTCGAACTGGGTGAACGGCTCGGCGTGCCACGGGCCCGGCTGGCCGCCGAGATCACCCGGCTGGCCGAAGGCGGGCTCGTGGAATCCGGCGGTCCGGCGGCGAGCCGCGGCGGGCGCCGGTCGACGCTCGTGCGCCTGGCCGACGACTTGCGGTTCCTCGGCGTCGACGTCGGGGCGACCTCGGTCGGCGTCGCGGTGACCGACGGGCGGTGCGAGGTGCTGGCGCACGCGGTGGAGGAGTGCGACGTGCGCCGCGGGCCGGTGCCGGTGCTGGACCGGGTCGAGCAGCTGGCGGCGAAGGTGCTGCAGGACGCCCCCGGGCGGCTCGCGGGCGCCGGGATCGGGCTGCCCGGGCCGGTGAGTTTCCGCGACGGGATGCCGGTGGCGCCGCCGATCATGCCGGGCTGGGACCGCTTTCCCGTGCGTGACCGGCTCGCCGGGCACTGGGGCTGCGCGGTGACGGTCGACAACGACGTGAACGTGATGGCGCTGGGGGAGCGGCACGCGGGGGTGGCCAAGTCGCTCGACGACCTGATCTTCGTGAAGGTGGGGACCGGCATCGGCGGCGGGATCGTCGTCGGCGGGCGCGTGTACCGCGGGGTGGCGGGCACGGCGGGCGACATCGGGCACATCAAGCTCGACGACTACGGTCCGGCGTGCGCCTGCGGGGAGGCGGGGTGCCTGGAGGCGTACTTCGGCGGGGCGGCGCTGGCGCGGGACGCGCTGACGCTGGCACGCAGCGGGCGGTCGCCGTACCTGGCCGAGCTGCTGGCGGACCGGCCCGTGTTGACCGCGCGGGACGTGGCGGAGGCGGCCCAGGCCGGCGACTTCGCGGCGGTGACGCTGGTCCGCGAGGGCGGGCGGCGGCTGGGGCAGGTGATCGCGTCGCTGGTGAGCTTCCTGAACCCGGGGATGGTCGTGATCGGCGGCGGCGTGTCCCGGCTGGGGCATACGCTGCTGGCCGAGGTGCGGTCGTCGGTCTACCGGCGGTCGCTTCCCCTGGCGACCGGGAACCTGCCGATCGTGCTCTCGGAGCTCGGCGACCAGGCCGGCGTGATCGGGGCCGCCTGGCTGGCCTCCGACCACGCCTTCAGCGTGCCGGCCTGA
- a CDS encoding ROK family protein, giving the protein MPQPSDRPNDRAGVRRANLALLVRLLRRHGGLSRAQLATLSGLSKATVSGLVAELEIRELVQAGGRHEGGQGRPGQLVELRPRGRWGIGLEVDEDHVGATVRDLAGTATTRRRAACDVRALGAERTLDELAALVLAARSEVDDVAGIAVAVPGLVDAATGAVRLAPGLRWRGLALADGLAARTEFPLDRIVVGNDANLAALAEADDGAARGCSDVVFLHGGMGVGAGLITGGGLIGGAAGEVGHLSLEPTGRPCVCGRRGCWQTAVGIDPFLHSLAGPGDLVHDPSLDLAQRTAIVRRRAQDGDRRVLDALVQLGAALGHGVAVLADVLGPRIVVLGGYFAPLCEWLAEPVRAELAARSVTAETGGPRIVASRLGFTAVGTGAAQAAIRPLLDDPTLAPAGAPVSVEA; this is encoded by the coding sequence GTGCCCCAACCTTCCGACCGGCCGAACGACCGTGCCGGTGTCCGCAGGGCGAACCTCGCCCTGCTCGTCCGGCTCCTGCGCCGCCACGGGGGGCTCTCCCGCGCGCAACTGGCGACCCTGAGCGGCCTCAGCAAGGCCACCGTCTCCGGCCTCGTCGCCGAGCTGGAGATCCGCGAGCTCGTCCAGGCGGGCGGCCGCCACGAGGGCGGCCAGGGCAGGCCCGGCCAGCTCGTCGAACTCCGGCCGCGCGGCCGCTGGGGCATCGGGCTCGAGGTGGACGAGGACCACGTCGGCGCGACGGTCCGCGATCTCGCCGGCACCGCCACCACCCGCCGCCGCGCCGCGTGCGACGTGCGGGCCCTCGGTGCGGAGCGCACCCTCGACGAACTCGCTGCGCTCGTGCTCGCCGCGCGGTCCGAAGTGGACGATGTCGCCGGTATCGCGGTGGCGGTGCCCGGCCTGGTCGACGCCGCGACCGGCGCCGTCCGCCTCGCGCCCGGCCTCCGGTGGCGCGGCCTCGCCCTCGCCGACGGGCTCGCCGCCCGCACCGAATTCCCCCTCGACCGCATCGTCGTCGGCAACGACGCCAACCTCGCCGCGCTCGCCGAAGCCGACGACGGCGCCGCCCGCGGCTGCTCCGACGTCGTGTTCCTGCACGGCGGCATGGGCGTCGGCGCCGGGCTGATCACCGGCGGCGGCCTGATCGGCGGCGCGGCGGGCGAGGTCGGGCACCTGTCACTGGAACCCACCGGCCGTCCCTGCGTCTGCGGCCGCCGCGGCTGCTGGCAGACCGCCGTCGGCATCGACCCGTTCCTGCACTCGCTGGCCGGCCCCGGCGACCTGGTCCACGACCCGTCCCTCGACCTGGCCCAGCGCACCGCGATCGTGCGGCGGCGCGCGCAGGACGGCGACCGACGCGTCCTCGACGCGCTCGTGCAGCTCGGCGCCGCCCTCGGCCACGGCGTCGCGGTCCTGGCCGACGTGCTCGGCCCGCGGATCGTGGTCCTCGGCGGCTACTTCGCGCCGCTGTGCGAGTGGCTCGCCGAGCCGGTCCGCGCCGAACTCGCCGCCCGCTCGGTGACCGCCGAGACCGGCGGCCCCCGCATCGTGGCGTCCCGGCTCGGGTTCACCGCGGTCGGCACCGGCGCGGCGCAGGCCGCGATCCGGCCCCTGCTGGACGATCCGACGCTGGCCCCGGCCGGCGCCCCGGTGAGCGTGGAGGCGTGA
- a CDS encoding sugar ABC transporter ATP-binding protein: MTEDLLSMRGIVKTFPGVRALDGVELSVRAGEVHCLLGQNGAGKSTLIKVLAGAHQPDAGEIRWLGRPVTLSSPVVALHRGIATMYQELDLVPALSVSDNIFLGHEPAQAGFTRDRQARVKAAELLARLGHPEIHPDREVGDLSAAGQQLVSMARALAHDARLIVMDEPTAALAADEVDNLFRIVAELTAEGVAVVYISHRLEEIRRIGNRVTVLKDGATVAAGLEVADVTTDHLVSLMSGRRVETVYPERLESTVDSSTELLRVENLTRRGEFEDVSFTLRRGEILGVAGLVGAGRSELLETIFGGRKPDAGKVFVEGKRLKPGDVPSAVKAGIGLAPEERKSQALLLEMSVAHNVTLASLPAYSRFGFTDRAREIGDSAERLRQLDLRPADPRRPVGTLSGGNQQKAVVARWLVRGCSILLLDEPTRGVDVGARAELYRLIRELAAGGVGLVLVSSEMPEVLGLADRVLVMREGHVVREAPASELTEADVLNLVMEGSAA; this comes from the coding sequence ATGACCGAAGACCTGCTGTCCATGCGCGGCATCGTCAAGACGTTCCCGGGTGTCCGGGCGCTGGACGGTGTCGAGCTGTCGGTGCGGGCGGGGGAGGTGCACTGCCTGCTCGGCCAGAACGGCGCGGGCAAGTCGACCCTGATCAAGGTCCTCGCCGGCGCCCACCAGCCGGACGCGGGCGAGATCCGCTGGCTCGGCCGGCCGGTCACGCTGTCCTCGCCGGTCGTGGCGCTGCACCGCGGCATCGCGACCATGTACCAGGAGCTCGACCTCGTCCCCGCGTTGTCGGTGTCGGACAACATCTTCCTCGGCCACGAGCCGGCGCAGGCCGGCTTCACCCGCGACCGGCAGGCCCGCGTCAAGGCCGCCGAGCTGCTCGCGCGGCTCGGCCACCCGGAGATCCACCCCGACCGCGAGGTCGGCGACCTGTCCGCGGCCGGTCAGCAGCTCGTGTCGATGGCCCGCGCGCTGGCCCACGACGCCCGCCTGATCGTGATGGACGAACCGACCGCCGCGCTCGCCGCCGACGAGGTGGACAACCTGTTCCGCATCGTCGCCGAGCTGACCGCCGAGGGGGTCGCCGTCGTCTACATCTCGCACCGGCTGGAGGAGATCCGCCGCATCGGCAACCGCGTCACCGTGCTCAAGGACGGCGCCACCGTCGCCGCCGGGCTGGAGGTCGCCGACGTGACCACCGACCACCTGGTGTCGCTGATGTCCGGCCGCCGCGTCGAAACCGTCTACCCGGAACGCCTGGAATCCACAGTGGACAGCTCAACCGAGCTGCTGCGCGTGGAGAACCTGACCCGCCGCGGCGAGTTCGAGGACGTCAGCTTCACCTTGCGGCGCGGGGAGATCCTCGGGGTGGCCGGACTAGTCGGCGCCGGCCGCAGCGAACTGCTGGAGACCATCTTCGGCGGCCGCAAACCGGATGCGGGCAAGGTCTTCGTCGAGGGCAAGCGCCTCAAGCCGGGCGACGTGCCCAGCGCGGTCAAGGCGGGGATCGGCCTGGCGCCGGAGGAACGCAAGAGTCAGGCGCTGCTGCTGGAGATGTCGGTGGCGCACAACGTGACGCTGGCCAGCCTGCCCGCCTACAGCCGCTTCGGTTTCACCGACCGCGCCCGCGAAATCGGGGACTCGGCCGAACGCTTGCGGCAACTGGACCTGCGCCCGGCCGACCCGCGCCGCCCCGTGGGCACGCTCTCCGGCGGCAACCAGCAGAAGGCGGTCGTGGCGCGCTGGCTCGTGCGCGGCTGCTCGATCCTGCTGCTCGACGAGCCCACCCGCGGCGTCGACGTGGGCGCGCGGGCCGAGCTGTACCGGCTGATCCGCGAGCTGGCCGCCGGCGGCGTCGGGCTGGTGCTGGTCTCCAGCGAGATGCCTGAGGTGCTCGGGCTCGCCGACCGCGTGCTCGTGATGCGGGAGGGTCACGTGGTCCGCGAGGCGCCCGCGAGCGAGCTGACCGAAGCAGACGTGCTGAATCTGGTGATGGAGGGAAGTGCGGCATGA
- a CDS encoding ABC transporter permease, protein MTKDPSSVLPEATQAPPPRAAPPASKAARGRFRVDVRLAGLFGVFVLLCLVGWLTRPDAFFTEGNLSTILRLAAAIGVVSVGMTFVIISGGIDLSVGSIVALSSVWATTLATQAYGPVVMVICALAVGLGCGLINGVLVSYGRVVPFIATLAMYASARGLAERISGRQTQVVRETGFLSFFRGDFLGIPVLIWMFALVFVVGWVLLNRTTFGRRTFAVGGNTEAARLAGINVKRHTALVYGVAGLCCGIAAIMVVARTTSGASTNGLYYELDAIAAVVIGGTLLTGGRGTLIGTLIGVLIFTVLGNIFTLNNLDTDIQNIAKGAIIVLAVLLQFRTNRARKST, encoded by the coding sequence ATGACGAAGGACCCCTCGTCGGTGTTGCCCGAGGCCACGCAGGCCCCGCCACCCCGGGCCGCGCCGCCGGCCTCGAAGGCCGCGCGCGGCCGTTTCCGGGTGGACGTCCGGCTTGCCGGGCTGTTCGGGGTGTTCGTCCTGCTGTGCCTGGTGGGCTGGCTGACCCGGCCGGACGCGTTCTTCACCGAGGGTAACCTGTCCACCATCCTGCGGCTCGCGGCCGCGATCGGCGTGGTCAGCGTCGGCATGACGTTCGTGATCATCAGCGGCGGCATCGACCTGTCCGTCGGTTCGATCGTGGCGCTGTCCAGCGTGTGGGCGACGACGCTCGCGACGCAGGCCTACGGACCGGTGGTGATGGTGATCTGCGCGCTCGCGGTCGGTCTCGGCTGCGGGCTGATCAACGGCGTGCTGGTGTCCTACGGCAGAGTGGTGCCGTTCATCGCGACGCTCGCGATGTACGCCTCGGCACGCGGGCTCGCCGAGCGGATCAGCGGCCGGCAGACGCAGGTCGTGCGGGAGACCGGTTTCCTGAGCTTCTTCCGCGGCGACTTCCTCGGCATCCCGGTGCTGATCTGGATGTTCGCGCTGGTGTTCGTGGTCGGCTGGGTCCTGCTCAACCGCACCACGTTCGGCCGCCGCACGTTCGCCGTCGGCGGCAACACCGAGGCCGCGCGCCTGGCCGGCATCAACGTCAAGCGGCACACCGCGCTCGTCTACGGCGTGGCCGGGTTGTGCTGCGGCATCGCGGCGATCATGGTGGTCGCGCGCACCACCTCGGGCGCCTCCACCAACGGCCTCTACTACGAGCTGGACGCGATCGCCGCGGTCGTCATCGGCGGCACCCTGCTCACCGGCGGCCGCGGCACCCTGATCGGCACGCTCATCGGCGTCCTGATCTTCACGGTGCTGGGCAACATCTTCACGCTCAACAACCTCGACACCGACATCCAGAACATCGCCAAGGGCGCGATCATCGTCCTGGCCGTCCTGCTGCAGTTCCGCACCAACCGCGCCCGCAAGTCCACTTAG
- a CDS encoding substrate-binding domain-containing protein, whose product MSGPSSLARRRFLTGGAAVGAGALLAACTSNESPQSAPQAVAGNAGQNSQPGQHVTIGFSAPAADHGWMAAMTKNARAQAGQFSDVTFTATEGTNDVNQQIAQVETLINQKVGVLVILPFDGKALTQVGQQAMDAGIPVVNVDRVFDTPLAYRTWIGGDNYRMGVNAGNYIAGELKKKGVASPVIGEVAGIDSLPLTQERSQGFRDALAKHGFAVGPRVSAQFTPESGEQMTSNLLQSAPKLDALWNHDDDQGIGVLAAIDNARRNEFFMVGGAGSRNMMDLIKADSSVIKATVLYSPSMASSAIALARLLGQDKGIGDLAEHEIPANVTTYSAVVTKENVDSYADVAFDS is encoded by the coding sequence ATGTCCGGACCATCCTCCCTCGCCCGCCGCCGCTTCCTCACCGGTGGCGCGGCCGTCGGTGCAGGCGCCCTGCTGGCCGCCTGCACCTCCAACGAGTCGCCGCAGTCGGCCCCGCAGGCCGTCGCGGGCAACGCGGGCCAGAACTCCCAGCCCGGCCAGCACGTCACCATAGGCTTCTCCGCGCCTGCCGCCGACCACGGCTGGATGGCGGCGATGACCAAAAACGCCCGCGCGCAGGCCGGCCAGTTCTCCGACGTCACCTTCACCGCCACCGAGGGCACCAACGACGTCAACCAGCAGATCGCCCAGGTCGAGACGCTGATCAACCAGAAGGTCGGCGTCCTGGTGATCCTGCCCTTCGACGGCAAGGCGCTGACCCAGGTCGGCCAGCAGGCCATGGACGCCGGCATCCCGGTGGTCAACGTGGACCGGGTGTTCGACACGCCGCTGGCCTACCGCACCTGGATCGGCGGCGACAACTACCGGATGGGCGTCAACGCGGGCAACTACATCGCGGGCGAGCTGAAGAAGAAGGGCGTGGCCAGCCCGGTGATCGGCGAGGTCGCCGGCATCGACTCGCTGCCGCTGACCCAGGAGCGCAGCCAGGGCTTCCGCGACGCGCTGGCCAAGCACGGGTTCGCCGTCGGCCCGCGCGTGTCGGCGCAGTTCACACCGGAGAGCGGCGAGCAGATGACGTCGAACCTGCTGCAGTCGGCGCCGAAGCTGGACGCGCTGTGGAACCACGACGACGACCAGGGCATCGGGGTGCTCGCGGCGATCGACAACGCGCGCCGCAACGAGTTCTTCATGGTCGGCGGCGCGGGCTCGCGCAACATGATGGACCTGATCAAGGCCGACAGCAGCGTCATCAAGGCGACCGTGCTCTACAGCCCGTCGATGGCGTCCTCGGCGATCGCCCTGGCCCGGCTGCTCGGCCAGGACAAGGGCATCGGCGACCTCGCCGAGCACGAGATCCCCGCGAACGTCACGACCTACTCGGCCGTGGTGACCAAGGAGAACGTCGATTCCTATGCCGATGTCGCCTTCGACTCCTGA
- a CDS encoding Gfo/Idh/MocA family protein: protein MSPSTPDPAGVSIGVGMVGHAFMGAVHAHAWRSVHRFFDVPLVPRLAVLGGRDPERTKAAAAKQGWPDVETDWATLVARDDVGIVDICTPGDSHAEIALAALAAGKHVLCEKPLANSVAEAEEMAAAAERAAANGQRAMVGFNYRRVPAIALARKMVAEGRLGTIRQVRAAYLQDWLADPATPMTWRLRRDKAGSGALGDIAAHAVDTAQFVLGDRISGVSAMTETFVRERPLSWEPGSALGEVDVDDCAVFLARFAGGAVATFEATRFALGRKNALRLEINGSRGSLAFDFESMNELSFYDGDDDPAEAGFRRILVTEPDHPYVGAWWPPGHLLGYEHTFTHEIADFLTAIGEQRDPEPGFADGLQVQRVLHAVEESAGNGTSWVGVSMSTERVIDA from the coding sequence ATGTCGCCTTCGACTCCTGACCCCGCGGGCGTCTCGATCGGGGTGGGCATGGTCGGGCACGCCTTCATGGGCGCCGTCCACGCCCACGCGTGGCGCTCGGTCCACCGGTTCTTCGACGTGCCACTGGTGCCGCGGCTGGCGGTCCTCGGCGGCCGCGACCCGGAGCGCACGAAGGCCGCCGCCGCCAAGCAGGGCTGGCCGGACGTCGAGACCGACTGGGCCACCCTGGTCGCGCGCGACGACGTCGGCATCGTCGACATCTGCACGCCGGGCGACTCGCACGCCGAGATCGCGCTGGCCGCGCTCGCCGCGGGCAAGCACGTGCTGTGCGAGAAACCGCTGGCCAACTCGGTCGCCGAGGCCGAGGAGATGGCCGCGGCCGCCGAGCGCGCCGCGGCCAACGGGCAGCGGGCGATGGTCGGGTTCAACTACCGGCGGGTGCCCGCGATCGCGCTGGCCCGCAAGATGGTCGCCGAGGGCAGGCTGGGCACCATCCGCCAGGTGCGGGCCGCCTACCTGCAGGACTGGCTGGCCGACCCGGCCACTCCGATGACCTGGCGGCTGCGGCGGGACAAGGCCGGGTCCGGCGCGCTGGGCGACATCGCCGCGCACGCGGTGGACACCGCCCAGTTCGTCCTCGGCGACCGGATCAGCGGCGTCTCGGCGATGACCGAGACGTTCGTGCGGGAGCGGCCGCTGTCCTGGGAGCCGGGAAGCGCGCTGGGCGAGGTCGACGTGGACGACTGCGCGGTGTTCCTGGCACGCTTCGCCGGCGGCGCGGTCGCCACGTTCGAGGCCACCCGGTTCGCGCTGGGCCGCAAGAACGCGCTGCGGCTGGAGATCAACGGGTCGCGGGGCAGCCTGGCCTTCGACTTCGAGTCGATGAACGAGCTGTCCTTCTACGACGGGGACGACGACCCGGCCGAGGCGGGCTTCCGGCGGATCCTGGTGACCGAGCCGGACCACCCCTACGTCGGGGCGTGGTGGCCGCCGGGTCACCTGCTGGGTTACGAGCACACCTTCACCCACGAGATCGCCGACTTCCTCACCGCCATCGGCGAGCAGCGCGACCCCGAACCGGGGTTCGCCGACGGCCTGCAGGTCCAGCGGGTGCTGCACGCGGTGGAGGAGAGCGCGGGCAACGGAACGTCCTGGGTCGGCGTATCAATGTCGACCGAAAGGGTGATCGATGCCTGA
- a CDS encoding inositol-3-phosphate synthase — MPERTGLWLVGARGSVATTAISGLLAMRSGLAGPDGCVTERLDVAPGVLPGWDELVVGGHDLVDTPLEKKAEQLTAGGLLPAGLLPAIRDGLRAVEADLRPVPSGRTQAEAAARMADDLREFRTRHGLSAVVVINVSSTEPPTADAPEHHDLDALVAAMDEPGREVLPGSSLAAFAAVSAGCPFVDFTPSTGIRLPALTEFARRQGLPYAGSDGKTGETLLRSVLAPMFAARALKVRSWSGTNLLGGGDGATLADPVKAAGKLESKARGLAALLGDDVVAPLHIDHVPDLGEQKTAWDHVSFEGFLGARMTLQFTWTGYDSALAAPLVLDLARLTAAAYRAGETGPLGQLAFFFKDPVGTGEHRFAEQARVLAEWASSLGRQK, encoded by the coding sequence ATGCCTGAGAGAACTGGATTGTGGCTGGTCGGTGCGCGTGGCTCGGTGGCCACGACGGCGATCAGCGGGCTGCTCGCGATGCGGTCCGGCCTGGCCGGGCCGGACGGCTGTGTGACCGAGCGGCTGGACGTGGCCCCCGGCGTGCTGCCGGGCTGGGACGAGCTCGTCGTCGGCGGGCACGACCTGGTGGACACGCCGCTGGAGAAGAAGGCGGAGCAGCTCACCGCGGGCGGGCTGCTCCCCGCCGGCCTGCTGCCGGCGATCCGCGACGGCCTGCGCGCCGTCGAGGCCGACCTGCGCCCGGTGCCCAGCGGGCGCACGCAGGCCGAGGCCGCCGCGCGGATGGCCGACGACCTGCGCGAGTTCCGCACCCGGCACGGCCTGTCGGCCGTCGTGGTGATCAACGTCTCGTCCACGGAACCCCCAACCGCGGACGCGCCGGAGCACCACGACCTCGACGCGCTCGTGGCGGCGATGGACGAGCCCGGCCGCGAGGTGCTGCCCGGCAGTTCGCTGGCGGCGTTCGCGGCGGTGTCGGCGGGGTGCCCCTTCGTGGACTTCACGCCGTCGACGGGCATCCGGTTGCCCGCGCTCACCGAATTCGCCCGGCGGCAGGGGCTGCCCTACGCCGGGTCGGACGGCAAGACCGGTGAGACGCTGCTCCGGTCGGTGCTGGCGCCGATGTTCGCGGCGCGGGCGCTGAAGGTGCGCTCGTGGTCGGGCACCAACCTGCTCGGTGGCGGCGACGGCGCCACCCTGGCCGACCCGGTGAAGGCGGCGGGCAAGCTGGAGTCCAAGGCCCGCGGGCTGGCGGCCCTGCTCGGCGACGACGTGGTGGCCCCGCTGCACATCGACCACGTGCCGGACCTCGGCGAGCAGAAGACGGCCTGGGACCACGTGTCCTTCGAGGGCTTCCTGGGCGCGCGCATGACCCTGCAGTTCACCTGGACCGGCTACGACTCGGCCCTGGCCGCGCCGCTGGTGCTGGACCTGGCGCGGCTGACCGCGGCCGCGTACCGGGCAGGCGAGACCGGGCCGCTGGGGCAGCTCGCGTTCTTCTTCAAGGACCCGGTCGGCACCGGCGAGCACCGCTTCGCCGAGCAGGCGCGGGTCCTGGCCGAGTGGGCATCGTCGCTGGGACGGCAGAAGTGA
- a CDS encoding SCO3242 family prenyltransferase, with the protein MNPYVQLVRAPAALSVLGDTVAGAAAAGRPLRGRRLALPLASVAIYWSGMALNDWSDRELDAVERPERPIPSGRVSPQRALGVAGGLTGAGLGLAAVAGGRDALKVAAPLAAAVWAYDTVLKQTPLAPAAMALCRSLDVLLGAGRSGAAKALVPAAVLGGHTLGVTALSAGEVHGASPARAAGALALTSASAAAAVSGRGGAAGHRVAALAAAAGYGVSVGSKQYAAVRKPTAAVVRTATAAGIHGMVPLQAALAARRGGVLGAGLVALALPLAKRLGRKVSPT; encoded by the coding sequence GTGAACCCGTACGTGCAGCTCGTGCGGGCACCGGCCGCGCTGAGCGTCCTCGGCGACACCGTCGCGGGCGCCGCCGCGGCCGGTCGTCCGTTGCGGGGACGGCGGCTCGCGCTGCCGCTGGCCTCGGTGGCGATCTACTGGTCCGGCATGGCGCTCAACGACTGGTCCGACCGCGAACTGGACGCGGTCGAGCGCCCGGAGCGGCCGATCCCGTCCGGCCGGGTCAGCCCGCAGCGGGCGCTCGGCGTCGCGGGCGGGCTGACCGGTGCGGGCCTCGGGCTGGCCGCGGTCGCCGGTGGCCGCGACGCGCTCAAGGTCGCCGCGCCGCTGGCCGCGGCGGTGTGGGCCTACGACACCGTGCTCAAGCAGACCCCACTCGCGCCGGCCGCGATGGCGCTGTGCCGCTCGCTGGACGTGCTCCTCGGCGCGGGCCGATCGGGCGCGGCGAAGGCGCTGGTCCCGGCGGCGGTGCTCGGCGGGCACACGCTCGGGGTCACCGCGTTGTCGGCGGGCGAGGTGCACGGCGCGTCGCCCGCGCGGGCGGCGGGCGCGCTCGCGCTGACCTCGGCGTCGGCCGCCGCGGCGGTGTCCGGGCGCGGTGGCGCGGCCGGGCACCGGGTGGCGGCGCTGGCCGCGGCCGCCGGCTACGGCGTGAGCGTCGGGTCGAAGCAGTACGCGGCGGTGCGCAAGCCGACCGCGGCCGTGGTCCGGACGGCGACGGCCGCGGGCATCCACGGCATGGTTCCGTTGCAGGCCGCGCTCGCGGCCCGGCGCGGCGGGGTGCTTGGCGCGGGCCTGGTCGCACTGGCGCTGCCGCTGGCCAAGCGGCTCGGCCGGAAGGTGAGCCCGACATGA